The Malus sylvestris chromosome 12, drMalSylv7.2, whole genome shotgun sequence genome contains a region encoding:
- the LOC126593879 gene encoding probable L-type lectin-domain containing receptor kinase S.5: MSRMQVSSMRRSAVLLALLHFCAVNPARSLNFSYTPFRDHINDKDFLFENSRIYLNAVQVTPDVSNEASIMNQAGRFLYKKRFKLWGKGKASFNSTFVLKIDPKTNPSGEGLAFILTESPTLPENSEGEWLGIVNATSNGSAKAKIVAVEFDTRKSYAEDVDDNHVGLDINSVYSIQQVPLLGYGVNLSSGTNYTVRIEYANQNITVFVSQTNETREGMENALVLFYTVNLSAYLSQEVYVGFSASTGNKTQLNCIRSWEFNSSLIDEDSNLLWVWIMVPVVVLLLVTGVSCYFFWTRRGEKEDVLPRIQDEIQTTSMAPTKFKLKELQRATGRFNPKNELGKGGFGTVYKGLLGDKEIAVKRVSKNSRQGKQEFIAEVTTIGSLRHKNLVKLIGWCYESHELLIVYEFMPNGSLDRFVYRDESLGTEMGKPTLSWERRRSIIFGVAQALDYLHNGCEKRVLHRDIKASNIMLDSDFIARLGDFGLARTIQQSNLTHHSTNEIAGTPGYMAPETFLTGRATVETDVYAFGVLMLEVVCGRRPGNQNEQNNYNNSIVYWLWDLYSRGRILEAVDSRMDGDIDEDDMACVLMLGLSCCHPNPHERPSMRTVLTVLTREDDPPALPQERPAFVWPAMPPSFKDDTESNVAEGQMSPLTDLSGR; the protein is encoded by the coding sequence ATGAGTAGGATGCAAGTTTCTTCGATGCGAAGGTCTGCAGTCCTACTAGCCCTCTTGCACTTTTGTGCTGTTAATCCAGCAAGAAGCTTGAATTTTAGCTATACCCCATTTCGAGACCACATTAATGATAAGGATTTTCTATTCGAAAACTCTCGTATATATTTAAACGCCGTCCAGGTAACTCCTGATGTTAGTAACGAGGCCTCCATCATGAACCAAGCTGGAAGGTTTTTGTATAAAAAACGATTCAAACTTTGGGGGAAAGGCAAAGCTTCTTTCAATTCTACCTTTGTACTTAAAATCGATCCCAAAACCAATCCAAGTGGTGAAGGCTTGGCGTTTATCTTAACTGAAAGCCCCACTCTTCCGGAGAACAGCGAGGGTGAATGGCTTGGAATTGTAAATGCAACGTCAAACGGATCTGCTAAAGCTAAAATAGTTGCAGTAGAATTCGACACAAGAAAGAGCTACGCAGAAGATGTGGATGACAACCATGTGGGGTTGGACATAAACAGCGTTTACTCGATTCAACAAGTGCCTTTGCTTGGCTATGGTGTTAATCTATCAAGCGGAACAAATTACACAGTGAGAATTGAGTATGCCAACCAGAACATCACGGTCTTTGTTTCCCAGACCAATGAAACTAGGGAAGGAATGGAGAATGCTCTAGTTTTGTTTTACACTGTAAATCTCTCTGCCTATCTTTCGCAGGAGGTCTATGTCGGATTCTCAGCTTCCACAGGCAATAAGACTCAGCTAAATTGCATCCGGTCATGGGAGTTCAACTCTTCGCTTATAGATGAAGATTCAAACCTGCTGTGGGTTTGGATTATGGTCCCAGTAGTAGTACTACTTTTGGTAACTGGAGTTTCTTGTTACTTCTTCTGGACAAGGCGAGGTGAAAAGGAGGATGTGCTTCCGAGGATTCAAGATGAGATCCAAACAACTTCCATGGCTCCAACAAAATTCAAACTGAAAGAACTTCAAAGAGCAACAGGCAGATTCAATCCCAAGAACGAGCTCGGAAAAGGTGGCTTCGGAACCGTCTATAAGGGACTCCTGGGAGATAAAGAGATAGCAGTCAAGCGAGTCTCAAAGAATTCGCGTCAAGGCAAGCAAGAATTCATAGCAGAAGTCACCACAATCGGCAGCCTTCGTCACAAAAATCTGGTCAAACTAATTGGATGGTGCTACGAAAGCCATGAGCTTCTTATCGTTTATGAGTTCATGCCAAATGGAAGCCTAGACAGATTTGTATACAGGGACGAGAGTCTTGGCACGGAGATGGGCAAACCAACACTGAGCTGGGAAAGAAGGCGCAGCATAATATTTGGAGTTGCTCAGGCGCTAGATTATCTTCACAATGGATGCGAGAAGAGAGTGCTTCACAGAGACATCAAAGCCAGCAATATCATGTTGGACTCAGATTTCATCGCGAGGCTGGGAGACTTTGGGCTTGCGCGTACCATTCAGCAAAGTAACTTGACTCACCACTCCACTAATGAGATTGCAGGAACGCCAGGCTACATGGCTCCGGAGACATTTCTTACTGGAAGGGCCACTGTTGAGACCGATGTTTATGCATTTGGTGTTCTTATGCTAGAAGTTGTCTGTGGACGAAGGCCTGGTAATCAAAACGAACAGAACAACTACAACAACAGCATAGTGTATTGGCTGTGGGATCTTTATAGCAGAGGAAGGATCCTTGAAGCTGTTGATTCAAGAATGGATGGAGACATTGACGAGGATGATATGGCATGCGTGCTGATGCTAGGGTTATCGTGTTGCCACCCTAACCCACATGAGAGGCCATCTATGAGAACCGTCCTTACGGTTCTTACAAGGGAAGATGATCCGCCAGCTT